From the genome of Pirellulales bacterium, one region includes:
- the rpsO gene encoding 30S ribosomal protein S15: MVMTQERKQALIGDFRRKEGDTGSPEIQIAILTARVAELTEHLQTHKKDYASRRGLLMMVSRRRRLLDYLKRVDPQRYLDIIRRLDIRK; the protein is encoded by the coding sequence ATGGTAATGACGCAAGAGCGGAAGCAGGCGCTGATCGGCGATTTTCGGCGCAAAGAAGGGGACACCGGCTCTCCTGAAATTCAGATCGCCATTTTGACGGCTCGGGTGGCCGAGCTGACCGAGCATCTGCAAACGCACAAGAAGGACTATGCGAGCCGGCGGGGCCTGCTGATGATGGTGAGCCGTCGCCGCCGCTTGCTCGACTACCTCAAGCGCGTCGATCCGCAGCGGTATTTGGACATTATCCGCCGGCTCGACATCCGTAAGTAG
- a CDS encoding YetF domain-containing protein translates to MVFADFGSPIVHVLTLVFGEDKPHHSLEIYQVAARAMLAYIIGLAAVRIGKGRGIGRITLLDILLGFMLGPLLSPAITGTTALSASAVGAIVLVAMYWLITFLSYRSSGFGLFVKGKARLIVEDGNLDRKNMRLAHFSENDLLEELRLHGIEDIQRVKRAYVERSGAISVIKQDSGLPR, encoded by the coding sequence ATGGTGTTCGCGGATTTCGGCAGCCCGATCGTGCATGTGCTCACACTGGTTTTCGGCGAAGACAAGCCGCACCATTCGCTGGAGATCTATCAAGTTGCAGCGCGAGCGATGCTCGCCTACATCATCGGCCTGGCGGCGGTGCGCATCGGCAAAGGGCGCGGCATCGGACGGATCACGCTGCTCGATATCCTGCTGGGATTCATGCTCGGGCCATTGCTCAGCCCCGCCATCACGGGCACCACGGCCCTTTCCGCCAGCGCCGTCGGGGCCATCGTGCTCGTGGCCATGTATTGGCTGATCACCTTTCTCTCCTACCGCTCGTCGGGCTTCGGACTATTCGTGAAAGGCAAGGCCCGGCTGATCGTCGAAGATGGAAACCTGGACCGCAAGAACATGCGGCTCGCGCATTTTTCCGAGAACGATCTGCTGGAAGAGCTGCGCCTGCACGGCATCGAAGACATCCAGCGCGTAAAGCGCGCGTATGTCGAACGCAGCGGCGCGATCAGCGTGATCAAACAGGACAGCGGCCTGCCGCGTTAG
- a CDS encoding polyribonucleotide nucleotidyltransferase, which translates to MKVRVEKLIGASLFSIETGLLAKQAAGSCLVQYGDTIVITAVTTGPPRSVGADFFPLTCDYRERTAAAGKFPGGFLKRESRPTMKETLTSRLMDRPIRPLFPAGFVDEVQIQSFVLSSDRQNDGDVLAMNGAAAGLGLSPLPFQGPIGSVRLGHINGQFVPFPTQDDLEESDLDLIVSGSKDSILMIEGFAREMREDRMAEAIIEAHRIIREICDLQLELFAKVNVQKTPYTPAPPDGLYDQLMGRYQEQFRTAKGTEGKQARAATVKSLKKQVFAEMIPDPAASGAISAAALDSAWHHFEEHMVRESILGGTRPDGRNYKTLRAIECHVDVLPRVHGSAIFQRGETQALITVTLGTSRDEQRVDGLIEEYSKKFMLDYYFPPFSVGETKPIRGPGRREIGHGALAERSIKPVLPDAEEFPYTIRVISDILESNGSSSMASVCGATLGLMAAGVKITNPVAGISVGLVKESNSRWVLLTDIIGDEDHFGDMDFKVAGTQNGITGIQLDLKIDGISEEIIRATLAQSREARIEILRKMLTAIPRPRAEISPWAPRLLRTKIDPEKIGALIGPGGKMIRAIQESTGAVIEVEDDGTVTIASNDAEGAQQAMNKVEAITASVQVGRVYEGRVTSVKDFGAFIEIIPGKDGLCHISELSDEYVRSVGDVCKVGDTMQVKVIAVDDQDRVKLSRKAALREMAAAGAGAGAGGGTPAPAAGGFGGGNDRN; encoded by the coding sequence TTGAAAGTACGTGTTGAAAAACTAATTGGCGCCAGTCTCTTTTCGATTGAAACCGGCCTGTTGGCGAAGCAAGCCGCCGGAAGTTGTTTGGTGCAATACGGCGACACGATCGTGATTACCGCCGTGACCACTGGCCCGCCGCGATCCGTCGGGGCCGATTTCTTCCCTTTGACCTGCGACTACCGCGAGCGAACCGCCGCGGCAGGCAAATTCCCCGGCGGATTCCTGAAGCGGGAAAGCCGGCCGACGATGAAAGAAACCCTCACCTCCCGGCTCATGGACCGGCCCATTCGGCCCCTCTTTCCCGCCGGATTCGTTGACGAGGTGCAAATCCAGAGCTTTGTGCTCTCGAGCGATCGGCAAAACGACGGCGATGTGCTGGCGATGAACGGCGCCGCGGCCGGCCTAGGCTTGTCGCCCCTTCCGTTCCAAGGACCCATCGGCTCCGTTCGGCTTGGCCACATCAATGGCCAGTTCGTTCCCTTCCCCACGCAAGACGATCTAGAAGAGAGCGATCTCGATCTGATCGTCTCCGGTAGCAAGGATTCGATCCTGATGATCGAAGGTTTTGCCCGCGAAATGCGCGAAGACCGGATGGCCGAGGCGATCATCGAAGCGCACCGCATCATTCGCGAAATCTGCGACTTGCAGTTGGAGCTGTTTGCAAAGGTGAACGTGCAAAAAACGCCCTACACCCCGGCGCCGCCGGACGGCTTGTACGACCAGTTGATGGGCCGCTATCAGGAGCAATTCCGCACGGCGAAGGGCACCGAAGGAAAGCAGGCACGGGCCGCGACCGTCAAGTCGCTCAAGAAGCAGGTGTTTGCCGAGATGATTCCCGACCCGGCCGCCTCGGGCGCGATTTCCGCCGCGGCGCTCGATAGCGCGTGGCACCATTTCGAAGAGCACATGGTGCGCGAGTCGATTCTCGGTGGAACTCGTCCTGACGGCCGGAACTACAAGACCCTGCGGGCGATCGAGTGCCACGTCGATGTTTTGCCGCGCGTGCATGGCTCGGCCATTTTTCAACGCGGCGAGACGCAGGCCCTCATCACCGTCACGCTCGGCACGTCGCGCGACGAGCAGCGTGTCGATGGCCTGATCGAAGAATACTCGAAAAAGTTCATGCTCGACTACTATTTCCCGCCGTTTTCGGTGGGTGAAACCAAGCCAATCCGCGGCCCCGGACGCCGTGAAATCGGCCACGGCGCCCTGGCCGAACGGAGCATCAAGCCCGTGTTGCCGGACGCCGAGGAATTTCCTTACACGATCCGCGTGATTTCCGACATCCTCGAGTCGAACGGTTCCAGCTCGATGGCTTCGGTGTGCGGAGCGACGCTAGGCCTGATGGCCGCGGGCGTGAAGATCACCAACCCCGTGGCCGGGATTTCGGTCGGGCTGGTGAAAGAGTCGAATTCCCGCTGGGTGCTGCTGACCGACATCATCGGCGACGAAGATCATTTCGGCGACATGGATTTCAAAGTCGCCGGCACCCAGAACGGCATCACCGGCATTCAGTTGGACCTGAAAATTGATGGCATCAGCGAAGAGATCATCCGCGCCACGCTCGCTCAATCCCGCGAAGCTCGGATCGAAATCCTCCGTAAGATGCTCACCGCGATTCCCCGCCCGCGGGCCGAAATCTCGCCCTGGGCGCCGCGATTGCTCCGCACGAAGATCGATCCGGAAAAGATCGGCGCGCTCATCGGCCCGGGCGGCAAGATGATCCGCGCGATCCAGGAATCGACCGGCGCCGTGATCGAAGTCGAAGACGACGGCACTGTGACGATCGCCAGCAACGATGCCGAAGGGGCGCAGCAGGCGATGAACAAAGTGGAAGCGATCACCGCTTCGGTGCAGGTCGGCCGGGTGTACGAAGGCCGAGTGACAAGCGTCAAGGATTTCGGGGCGTTCATCGAAATCATTCCCGGCAAAGACGGCTTGTGCCATATCAGCGAACTGTCGGACGAATATGTCCGTAGCGTCGGCGATGTGTGCAAAGTCGGCGACACGATGCAGGTGAAAGTGATCGCGGTCGACGATCAAGACCGCGTGAAGCTCAGCCGCAAGGCGGCGCTGCGGGAAATGGCTGCGGCCGGCGCAGGCGCAGGAGCCGGCGGTGGAACTCCCGCTCCAGCTGCCGGCGGCTTCGGCGGCGGCAACGATCGCAATTGA
- a CDS encoding inorganic diphosphatase — protein MPKKVAKQSVNGECKLAPYVDAKCKFINVVIETPRGNRNKFKYDDELHCFRLGSVLPAGATFPYDFGFVPGTKAADGDPIDVLLLMDESAFPGCLVCARLIGVIEAEQIEGKKKIRNDRLIAVATDAHDYRDVRSLDDINSNLLEELEHFFASYNEMRGKVYKLLGGRGPKQARKLLERAIKNHGR, from the coding sequence ATGCCAAAGAAGGTCGCGAAACAATCCGTCAACGGCGAATGCAAACTGGCGCCCTACGTCGATGCGAAGTGCAAATTCATCAATGTGGTCATCGAAACGCCGCGCGGCAATCGGAACAAATTCAAATACGACGATGAACTTCATTGCTTTCGCCTCGGGAGTGTGTTGCCGGCTGGAGCCACGTTTCCCTACGATTTCGGCTTCGTGCCCGGCACCAAAGCTGCCGATGGCGATCCAATCGACGTTCTGCTGCTGATGGACGAATCGGCATTCCCAGGCTGTTTGGTTTGCGCGCGATTGATCGGCGTGATCGAAGCCGAGCAAATCGAAGGGAAAAAGAAGATTCGCAACGATCGACTAATCGCCGTCGCCACGGACGCCCACGATTATCGTGATGTTCGCTCGCTCGACGACATCAACTCCAACTTGCTCGAAGAGCTCGAACACTTCTTTGCTTCCTACAATGAGATGCGCGGCAAAGTGTACAAGTTGCTCGGCGGGCGCGGGCCGAAGCAGGCCCGAAAGCTGCTCGAGCGCGCGATCAAGAACCACGGCCGATAA
- a CDS encoding ATP-binding protein, which translates to MPDDAERKAADMYAELTALAGGLAHEIRNPLSTIRLNMELLAEDLANPQTLRERRALAKIERVEKECQRLEDLLNDFLNFVRPQNYQLEPADLNAEVVRVLDFFRPKAEEQGIEVVRYLDPDLPMVLLDREPFQAALLNLVLNAQQAMKEGGQLTVRTRSFPGGIALELIDTGCGIDADSMPHIFETFFSTKPGGSGLGLPRVRNIVEAHHGRIDVESEPGRGTRFTILLPVPARLGAPSPVLGIPS; encoded by the coding sequence ATGCCGGACGATGCCGAGCGCAAAGCCGCCGACATGTATGCGGAGCTGACCGCGCTCGCCGGCGGGTTGGCCCATGAAATTCGCAACCCGCTCTCGACGATCCGCCTCAACATGGAGCTCCTGGCCGAGGACTTGGCCAATCCGCAAACGCTCCGCGAGCGCCGCGCTCTGGCGAAGATCGAACGGGTGGAAAAGGAATGCCAGCGGCTTGAGGATCTGCTCAACGATTTCTTGAACTTCGTCCGCCCGCAAAACTATCAGCTCGAGCCGGCCGATCTGAATGCGGAAGTGGTGCGGGTGCTCGATTTTTTCCGCCCCAAGGCTGAGGAGCAAGGGATCGAAGTCGTGCGGTATCTGGATCCCGATCTGCCGATGGTGCTGCTGGATCGCGAGCCATTTCAAGCGGCACTGTTGAATCTCGTGCTCAACGCACAGCAGGCCATGAAAGAGGGCGGGCAACTGACCGTGCGCACGCGGTCGTTTCCCGGCGGCATCGCACTGGAACTGATCGACACCGGTTGCGGCATCGACGCCGACTCGATGCCGCACATCTTCGAAACGTTTTTCTCGACGAAGCCCGGCGGCTCCGGCCTCGGCCTGCCGCGAGTGCGCAACATCGTCGAAGCGCATCACGGCCGCATCGACGTGGAGAGCGAACCCGGCCGCGGTACCCGCTTCACGATCCTGCTGCCAGTGCCTGCCCGCCTCGGCGCCCCGTCGCCCGTGCTCGGCATTCCTTCGTAG